In Aliivibrio fischeri, the sequence TGTTGATATGGATCGTTTAAATGTGAATGGTACCTTCGACGGCAGAATCCACTTTGTGGGCGTAAACTTTACTTTTTAAAGAAAAAATAAATGGCCTACCAATTGAGTTGGTAAGCCATTTTAATTTGTCGGATCATTAAAATTGATAGTTAAATTCAATTCGGTGATCACCATCAGCAAAGTGTGTATCTTCATTCCAATTAGCAAAGTAACGAATATTAGATCGTTTCGTGATCTGATAACTAATTGCGGCTTCATGAGTTAACATTGCGTCGTTATCTACACCGTAAGCATTATTTTTATATTCATCAGATCCTGAAATTGTCCCTAAATACATTGGATTATAGTTAATCCAAATTTTATCGGTAATTTCAATTTTACTATACAGCCCTGCTACATAAAAAGAACCATGCAAATCATAACGATCTTGTGCCTGAGCCGCGCCTTGATCGCCTACATCATAAGATTCCCCAGCAGCTAAACCCAAACCAGCTAAAGGATATAAACTAACAGGTCCCATTTTTGGAAGAACCTGTATAAAACTGTAAGAAGCTGAGCCTTGGTTACGATCAAAATTCCAGTCAACATCAACCTGAGCACCACGCCCATTGGTTAAATCAACGCTAAAATTACGGAAGCGTATAGAGTCAATACTATCATCATTATTTGCACGAGCATCGCCATTCCAACCAACAGCTTCACCAGCAATACCTTTGATTTCGATGATATTCATCCCCATCGTAATATCGCTGCCCGTATCATACGTTTGACCTATTTTTAAGTTCAGTCCCTTATCGGTATAGCCTGCACCAGCTTGAGTATAAACGGCCAATGGATCAGACATATCTTGAACATCATCTTGGTTGTCTGCAGCAAGCACAGTACCACTAAAAATAGACAGTCCAACAAGCGTAAATAACGATCTTGTCGTACACTTCTTCATTTCAATACCCCCTATAGTTATAAGCAAAGTCAAAGCAATGCATTTATATAAATATTTTTATCAACAAAGGGACGATACTCGATGGATACTTCAGAGCCAATGATATGAAGGTTATATCGAATATAACTATTTTGATATGTTAGATTTTTATCCACCAAAACCGTACAATCAACGGATTGAATATTCAAAAACAATATTGTTATTAAATAGGTAAAAGATTTGCACACATTAGCGCAGTTACAATCTGGTGAATTACAAGGAATCACCCGATTACAATTAAGTGAACAACTCACTGAATTTCCAAAAGAAATCTTATCTCTTGCGGATTCATTAGAGATCTTAGATTTATCAAACAATCAACTAACTACGCTACCAAATGAGATAAATCAATTATCGAAATTAAAGATCTTTTTTGCATCAAATAACCCGTTTACTGTATTTCCTGATGCTCTGGCACAATGTGAAAACCTTGAAATGATTGGGTTTAAGTCATGCCAGATTAAACAGATCTCCGAAAACGCTTTTCCACCGAAATTACGCTGGCTTATCTTAACGGACAACCAACTCGAAACAGTGCCAGATGCTTTAGGTGAATGTAATTTAATGCAAAAACTGGCATTAGCCGGAAATAAGCTAACCGAACTACCAGATAATTTATCTCAGCTGCATAATTTAGAATTACTGCGTATTTCTGCAAATCAATTAACAAAATGTCCAGATCAACTACTTGATTTACCAAAATTGGCTTGGTTTGCTTTTGCTGGTAATCCATTCTGTAAATCAGATCTAAAGATCAAATCAGTACCTACGGTCTCTTCAAGTGACTACACGTTAGAAAATGTATTAGGTCAAGGCGCATCTGGCGTTATTTCTAAAGGTCGTTGGAATAAAGCGCAAACGGATTTCCCACAAGAAATCGCTGTTAAAGTATTTAAAGGCGAAGTCACAAGTGATGGATACCCTGAAGATGAGTTGCAAGCGTGTTTAAAAGTAGGCAATCACCCAAGTTTGGTACAATCGTTAGCACAAGTTAATGAAGAAAATCATCTCGCGTTGATCATGAACTTGATCCCTGCACATTACAAAAACTTAGGTTTACCACCTAGTTTAGAAAGTTGTACACGAGATACTTTTCCTAATGGGTTCAGTTTATCACTCGAAAAAATAAATAAAATGACATCAGAAATGTGCAATGTATTCAATCACCTGCACGATAATCAAGTGTGTCATGGGGATCTATACGCACACAACACGTTATTTGATAATGAAGCAAATATTATCTTTGGTGATTTTGGTGCCGCCAGTATGTACCACATGTTAAGTACTACACAACAACAAAAGATAAGAACCATTGAAAAGCGAGCACTTAACCATTTTATTGATGACTTAATGAGTGTATGCGAACACTAAAGAAAAACTAAAATTTACAATGTAAACTTCAAAAATTAAAAAGCCTTAAACGGTCCTAAATTTAAGGCTTTTTATTTAATTATCAATTGGATAAACGTTAAAAATAACAGATTACTCCGCTATTTTTGGAATGGATAAATAGAACCTAAATGCATAATTTGCGTTAATTCATCTAATGCTGCGCGAGATTCTACTAGCAATTGAGGATCCGCAAGATCTTTATCTTCAATACGGTCTCGATAATGCTTATCTGCCCATAGATTAAGAGTCGTAAATAGCTCTTCACTCATTAACGTATGTTGATTTACCGCCTTTTGCTCAGCTTCATTTAACACGACTCGCAAACGCAAACACGCTGGTCCACCACCATTTTGCATACTCTGTTTTAAATCAAAGGTATGTAGCTCATCAATACCACACTTTTGCTCTACTAACTCATTTAAATAAGCCCATACTCTTGAATTTTGACGACAATGTTCAGGAAGAATAATCAAAGTAGTTCCATCAGATTTAGTGATTAACTGGCTATTAAACAGATACGTTTCTACTGCATCTTGAACGGATACTTTATCAGTTGGTACCTCAATAACATTAAAGCCAGAACCATAAGAAGCACTTAAATCAGACTTCACTTTTTCTTGATTCAGAAAAGCTTGTTGGTGACAAAACAATGTGTTCTTATTTCCCACAGCAATTACATCGTTATGGAAGACACCTTGATCAATAACATCAGGGTTCTGCTGTGCGAATACAGAGAATTGCTCACGTAGACCATGTGTACGAGCGATGGCTTCACTCGCTTCTAATGTCTGACGTGCTGGGTATTTTTTCGGAGCAAGGTAACTCTCATCAAAG encodes:
- a CDS encoding leucine-rich repeat-containing protein kinase family protein, yielding MHTLAQLQSGELQGITRLQLSEQLTEFPKEILSLADSLEILDLSNNQLTTLPNEINQLSKLKIFFASNNPFTVFPDALAQCENLEMIGFKSCQIKQISENAFPPKLRWLILTDNQLETVPDALGECNLMQKLALAGNKLTELPDNLSQLHNLELLRISANQLTKCPDQLLDLPKLAWFAFAGNPFCKSDLKIKSVPTVSSSDYTLENVLGQGASGVISKGRWNKAQTDFPQEIAVKVFKGEVTSDGYPEDELQACLKVGNHPSLVQSLAQVNEENHLALIMNLIPAHYKNLGLPPSLESCTRDTFPNGFSLSLEKINKMTSEMCNVFNHLHDNQVCHGDLYAHNTLFDNEANIIFGDFGAASMYHMLSTTQQQKIRTIEKRALNHFIDDLMSVCEH
- the astB gene encoding N-succinylarginine dihydrolase; its protein translation is MKAVESNFDGLVGPTHNYSGLSVGNIASKSNQSGVSNPKQAVKQGLEKMKALHDMGFVQGVLAPQERPDIHTLRRLGFSGSDSEVLKKSYQYSPQLLAACSSASSMWTANAGTVSPSADTADGKVHFTPANLINKFHRSIEDQVTGNILKATFSDEDHFVHHQALPHSDYFGDEGAANHTRFCREYGEQGVEFFVFGKSAFDESYLAPKKYPARQTLEASEAIARTHGLREQFSVFAQQNPDVIDQGVFHNDVIAVGNKNTLFCHQQAFLNQEKVKSDLSASYGSGFNVIEVPTDKVSVQDAVETYLFNSQLITKSDGTTLIILPEHCRQNSRVWAYLNELVEQKCGIDELHTFDLKQSMQNGGGPACLRLRVVLNEAEQKAVNQHTLMSEELFTTLNLWADKHYRDRIEDKDLADPQLLVESRAALDELTQIMHLGSIYPFQK